The Geobacter sp. genomic interval AGAGAAAAGGTGTCGATCTCCATAGGTTCCCCGGTATTGTCGCTGTAGGTGGCGGCATAGCGCGTACGTTCCCCGTAGGGAGAGGATGCCGCTTCCCTGGCTGCATTGAGCCGGGCTGAGAATTCCATTCTGTTGTTCGGGTCCTGGAGCTGCTTCGTAAAGGCGCAAGTGCTTTCGTCAATGAGGTTCTCCTCCATCGCTTCCAGACGTGCCGAAAACAGTTGAAGTGCGAGAATCATCGCTCCGCCTGCCAGTGTCATCCGCGTAGTTGCTATTCTGATCCGTTTCATACGGTAGCCCCCTTGTTGCCCATATCGAGCTGATTACAAGGTGGATACCAAACTTCATCTAACGAAATAATAATCGTAACACCTTAAAACTGCGCGTCTAATGCGGCGGCATGGCAAGAAAGCACAATGATCTGATCTGGTGATTCCCTGAACACGTTTTTCCTGATTCGGATGAAAGTTTAGGAAGGTCAATATGTTGAGGGATAAACGGGGATGTCCCCGGTGGTGACGCTCTGAACAGCGGGGTATGATGCGCGAGGGTGCGGTCAGGCGACCATGACCTGATCGCGACCATTCTGTTTTGCTGCATACAGGGCGTTGTCTGCCCGCTTTATGAGGGTTGTAACGTGCTTGTCAGAAGCTGTGAGCATGGATACACCGGCGCTGACGGTCAGAGAGAAGGTATTCTGTCCGTCGCTGAAGCTTTCGTTGCGGATGGTGTGCAGCTGGCGTTCGGCAAGGGTCCGGGCATCTTCAAGAAAAGCTCCCGGCATGACAATCATGAACTCTTCACCGCCGATCCTGCCGACACTGTCGTAACGGCGGAGGCTGTCACTGATTCTGAGCGCTACCTGCTTGAGAACCTGATCTCCGCAGGGGTGGCCAAAGGTGTCATTGACCCGTTTGAAATGATCGATATCCAGGATTATGATGCAGAGCGGCTCATCGAGTCTCGTGGAACGCTCAAACTCCTCGCCGAGCCGTTGCATGATCTGGCGTCTATTTTTCAGGCCGGTCAACTCATCGGTTGATGCCAACTTTTTCAGCTGTTTCTGTGCGTCATCGAGCTTGATAACCAGCCGCCAGGTCAGGAAGTAGACGATTCCCACCAGCAGGGTAATGGTTAGAACTGCCGCTGCTATGACCAGTTTCTTGTTTGTACCGATCTCGTCCATCATCTGAGTTGCGGGAGTTGATACGCTGATGGCTCCGATCACGCTTCCCACATGGTAGCCCTGGCTCCGGTGGCATTCCATGCAGCTTGCTTCAACGAACAGGGGCAGGAGATAGCGGAAGCGTGGTTTCCCCGAAGCATCTACCTCAATACGTGAAAATTCTCGCGATCCCTGTTCAAATTGACGCAGGGCGGTTTTTTCGGTTTCGTCAGGGACATTCCCCGGTGACAGCGGTTTTCGACTGACCGCCCGAAATCGTGTTCCGTCATTTCGTTCACTAAGCCGGGAAATTTCATCCATCATAATGGCGTGGTTGCGCAAGGTCAAAACCCTGCCATATTCAGCGTGGACGTCAGGATTGACGCCGAGCCCGAGCAGGTAACGGTTCGATTCTACCCCTGCCCCTTTTTCAACATAGACTCCGCCGTAATCATAGTTCCAGTTTTTCATGTGGAGCAGAAGATCGGCGTATGTGCTCGCCTGTTCTCGCATGCGTTCTGAGAGCAGGTCGGTGGTTTTTGCGTACAGCAGGTAGAAAATGCCGCATAGAAAGAGTGCGATGATCACGCAGAGGCTGATCAGGAACATCTTGACGTTGCGGAAATACTGAAACGATCTGGGCCAGATCTGTTGGGGCATCAGGGTGTTCCTTGCTCGGGCGTCGACGAAGGGGGTGTCGGCGTGTCGGGTTTAGGAGAAGCAGAGGAGACTGCGTCGGACAGCCTGGAAATGATCTGGAGAAAATTGCGGGTCAGGAGGGGGTGCAGGTCGGTTCCCGACAGGTCCAGCATGATAGCGGAAATATTTGCAAATTCCATGGCCTCGCGATAGGACCGCTTTGTCCGCAGAGCATCGAAAAAATCGGAGATGGTGGTCATCTGGCTGCAGAGATTCTGCTGCCATCCTTCCTGGACACGGGGATACCCGGTGAGATTGAATTTCAGATGATGTTCATAGGCTGTTACCACTGCCAGACGGGGAACTCCCGGCGTGTCGAGGAGTCGTTGTGCCCCCCGGAGCGGGTGCTGTTTGATCATGTCCCATTCGCTGTCGTCAAGTTTACCCGGTTTAGTGAGAATCTCCTCAGGGACGTAGAGCTTGCCGATATCGTGGAGCATGGCAGCTATACCGATGTCATGGAGGAGCGCTCCATCGATACCCAGCGACATGGCCTGGGCGAGATTGAGGATGCAGACATTGGTAGAATGGGTAAAGGTATATTCGTCCAGAGCCCGAAGGGGAGCCAGAGCCAGGATCGGGTCTGCAACCTGTTTAAAGGCGTTGATGAAACAGCCGACGATCTCGGAAATTCCGGAGACATTGAGCTTTTTGTTGCCGCGTGCCTCTTCGTAAATCTCCATGAAGGTGGAAAGTTCCTCCAGGGGGACATCCGCCAGAGACCGGATCTTTCGGTGACCTGCGTCTTCTGCAGACGCTTCGGAGCTGTCCTCAGACTGCCTGACTTCTACCCGACCGAAACGAATATGTTCCGAAGAGCGGATTTCATCGTTGGGCAAAGGGGGTTTACTTAGGAGTCGGACCATCTGTCGCAATTCCTGGGGCGTAACCTCCCTGAGCAGGCGGAGATGGCCAATACCGCGAATCTTGAGCGCCTGGCAGAACCGGTTGACGTACATGCTTGTTTCAAGTGGCCGATCCCAGGCAACCAGTTCATCGTCGATAACCAGCAGGGAAAGCCCCGGTTCATCACCCAGGGCCAGGGCCAGGTTTTGCGCTGCCCCGGCACAGAGTCGCTGCACCTGCTCATGGTCAAGCGAGTAGAGAAGCGCGGTGGAAACGGCAGTGGTCAGTTGGCGTATGAATGCATATAGGGATGTTGCCTGCTCAGGATGCATTGTCACCCCCCTGCAGCAGACGGTAGATTTCTTCGGCGTGCCGGCGGACTTCGCTCTGGCCTGATTTGGCCAGGGTCTTCAAGAGAGCAACCACCTCGGTTTTGGGATAAAACTTGAGTGATTGTACCGCTTCCTCCTTGAGACGGCTTAACTGTCCTGAACGGAAGAGTGATCGGGACGAGAGCAGTCGCTCGAGCTCCGGGAGCGTCGCTGGGTTGCCGATTATGCCGAGGGAGTGAATGGCCGCACT includes:
- a CDS encoding diguanylate cyclase, with product MPQQIWPRSFQYFRNVKMFLISLCVIIALFLCGIFYLLYAKTTDLLSERMREQASTYADLLLHMKNWNYDYGGVYVEKGAGVESNRYLLGLGVNPDVHAEYGRVLTLRNHAIMMDEISRLSERNDGTRFRAVSRKPLSPGNVPDETEKTALRQFEQGSREFSRIEVDASGKPRFRYLLPLFVEASCMECHRSQGYHVGSVIGAISVSTPATQMMDEIGTNKKLVIAAAVLTITLLVGIVYFLTWRLVIKLDDAQKQLKKLASTDELTGLKNRRQIMQRLGEEFERSTRLDEPLCIIILDIDHFKRVNDTFGHPCGDQVLKQVALRISDSLRRYDSVGRIGGEEFMIVMPGAFLEDARTLAERQLHTIRNESFSDGQNTFSLTVSAGVSMLTASDKHVTTLIKRADNALYAAKQNGRDQVMVA
- a CDS encoding HD domain-containing protein; translated protein: MHPEQATSLYAFIRQLTTAVSTALLYSLDHEQVQRLCAGAAQNLALALGDEPGLSLLVIDDELVAWDRPLETSMYVNRFCQALKIRGIGHLRLLREVTPQELRQMVRLLSKPPLPNDEIRSSEHIRFGRVEVRQSEDSSEASAEDAGHRKIRSLADVPLEELSTFMEIYEEARGNKKLNVSGISEIVGCFINAFKQVADPILALAPLRALDEYTFTHSTNVCILNLAQAMSLGIDGALLHDIGIAAMLHDIGKLYVPEEILTKPGKLDDSEWDMIKQHPLRGAQRLLDTPGVPRLAVVTAYEHHLKFNLTGYPRVQEGWQQNLCSQMTTISDFFDALRTKRSYREAMEFANISAIMLDLSGTDLHPLLTRNFLQIISRLSDAVSSASPKPDTPTPPSSTPEQGTP